From Bos mutus isolate GX-2022 chromosome 5, NWIPB_WYAK_1.1, whole genome shotgun sequence, one genomic window encodes:
- the LOC102272579 gene encoding olfactory receptor 6C2 has product MRNSTVTKFILLGLTDDPELQGLIFIFLFLTYTLSLTGNLTIITLTFVDSHLKTPMYFFLKNFSFLEMSFTSSCIPRYLYSIATGDRVITYNSCALQVFFTDLCGVTEFFLLATMSYDHCLAICKPLHYVTIMSNRVCRILIISCWMSGLCVLIPPLSLGLNLKFCDSNKIDHFGCDAFPLVKISCSETWLMEQTVIICAVLTLNMTLTCVVLSYACIVKTILRFPSAQQKKKAFSTCSSHMIVVSITYGTCIFIYINPTAKEEVAIKKVVSLLIFSVSPMLNPFIYTLRNNQVKKAFKDSIKRIALFSSK; this is encoded by the coding sequence ATGAGAAACAGTACAGTAACAAAATTCATTCTGCTGGGACTGACAGATGACCCTGAGCTGCAgggtttaatttttatctttctattcCTTACCTACACACTGAGTTTAACTGGAAACCTGACCATCATCACACTCACATTTGTGGATTCCCACCTGAAAACACCAAtgtactttttcttaaaaaatttctcCTTCTTGGAGATGTCTTTCACATCTTCTTGTATCCCCAGATACCTGTATAGTATAGCTACAGGTGACAGGGTCATTACCTATAATTCTTGTGCCCTTCAAGTATTTTTTACTGATCTGTGTGGAGTAACAGAATTTTTTCTGCTGGCCACCATGTCCTATGACCATTGCTtggccatctgcaagcccttGCACTATGTGACCATCATGAGCAACAGAGTCTGCAGAATTCTCATCATCTCTTGCTGGATGTCTGGTTTATGTGTATTAATCCCACCACTTAGCCTGGGtttaaatctaaaattttgtGACTCTAACAAGATTGATCACTTTGGCTGTGATGCATTTCCTTTAGTGAAAATCTCATGCTCAGAAACATGGCTGATGGAACAGACGGTTATAATCTGTGCTGTGCTGACCCTAAATATGACTCTCACTTGTGTAGTTCTGTCATATGCTTGCATTGTGAAGACAATTTTGAGGTTCCCTTCTGCTCAGCAAAAGAAAAAGGCCTTTTCAACCTGTTCTTCTCACATGATTGTGGTTTCTATCACCTATGGCACATGCATTTTCATCTACATCAATCCTACGGCAAAGGAAGAAGTGGCCATTAAAAAAGTGGTTTCACTCCTCATTTTTTCTGTTTCACCTATGTTGAATCCATTTATTTATACCTTGAGAAACAACCAAGTTAAGAAAGCCTTTAAGGACTCAATCAAAAGAATTGCTTTGTTCTCAtctaagtaa
- the LOC106701075 gene encoding olfactory receptor 6C2-like, with product MRNSTVTTFILLGLTDDPQLQILLLIFLFLTYMLSITGNLTIIFLIFLDSHLKTAMYYFLQNFSFLEISFTSACIPRYLYNIVTGDKVITYNACASQVFFTDLFGVTEFFLLAAMSYDRYVAICKPLHYVTIMSSMVCRRLVFCCWVAGLFIIIPPLSLGLELEFCDSNTIDHFICDASPLLKISCSNTWYMEQTVIICAVLTLLMTLTCVVLSYIYIIKTILEFPSAQQKKKAFSTCSSHIIVVSITYGSCIFIYIKPSAKDSVAINKGVTMLTTSIAPVLNPFIYTLRNKQVKQAFNNSIKRITILSPKNKRM from the coding sequence ATGAGAAACAGTACGGTAACAACATTCATTCTGCTGGGACTGACAGATGACCCTCAACTGCAGATTTTGcttcttatctttctctttctcacctaCATGCTAAGCATAACTGGGAATCTGACCATCATCTTCCTCATCTTCCTGGATTCCCACCTTAAGACAGCCATGTATTATTTCCTACaaaatttctcctttttggaGATCTCATTCACATCAGCTTGTATTCCCAGATACCTGTATAACATTGTGACAGGTGACAAGGTCATTACCTACAATGCCTGTGCCAGCCAAGTATTTTTTACTGACCTCTTTGGTGTAACTGAATTTTTTCTCCTAGCTGCTATGTCCTATgatcgctatgtggccatctgcaaacccCTGCATTATGTGACCATCATGAGTAGCATGGTCTGCAGAAGACTTGTCTTTTGTTGTTGGGTAGCTGGTCTGTTTATTATAATCCCCCCACTTAGCCTAGGCCTAGAATTGGAATTTTGTGATTCTAATACCATTGATCATTTTATCTGTGATGCATCTCCCCTCCTGAAAATTTCGTGTTCAAATACTTGGTACATGGAACAGACTGttatcatctgtgctgtgctGACCCTCCTTATGACACTGACGTGTGTAGTTCTGTCTTACATTTATATCATCAAGACAATTTTAGAATTCCCTTCTGCCCAGCAAAAGAAAAAGGCCTTTTCTACTTGCTCTTCCCACATAATTGTGGTTTCAATCACCTATGGTAGCTGCATCTTCATCTACATCAAACCTTCAGCAAAGGACTCAGTGGCCATTAACAAAGGTGTGACCATGCTCACTACTTCCATCGCTCCAGTGCTGAACCCTTTCATTTACACACTGAGAAACAAGCAAGTCAAACAAGCCTTCAATAATTCAATCAAAAGAATCACAATACTTTCCccaaaaaataagagaatgtaA
- the LOC102274873 gene encoding olfactory receptor 6C2, whose amino-acid sequence MRNHTVTTFTLLGLTDDPQLKIVIFIFLFLTYMLSVTGNLTIISLTFIDSHLKTAMYFFLQNFSFLEISFTSACIPRYLYNISTGDKTIAYNNCISQIFFADLFGVTEFFLLATMSYDRYVAICKPLHYMTIMNNMVCRRLILCCWMAGLLIIIPPLSLGLHLEFCDSNVIDHFFCDAVPLLKISCSETWLIEQMIIVCAVLTFIMTLLCVILSYVYIIKTILQFPSAQQRKKAFSTCSSHSIVVSITYGSCIFIYVKPSAKESEGINKGVAMLTTSIAPMLNPFIYTLRNKQVKQAFGDAIKRIALFSKI is encoded by the coding sequence ATGAGAAACCACACAGTAACAACTTTTACCCTGCTGGGACTGACTGATGATCCACAACTGAAGATTgtgattttcatctttttatttctcacCTACATGTTGAGTGTAACTGGGAACCTGACAATCATCTCCCTCACCTTCATAGACTCTCACCTGAAAACTGCCATGTACTTTTTCCTACAAAATTTCTCCTTCTTAGAAATCTCATTTACATCTGCTTGTATTCCCAGATATTTGTATAATATATCAACAGGTGACAAAACAATAGCATATAATAACTGTATCAGTCAAATATTTTTTGCTGATCTTTTTGGTGTAACTGAGTTTTTTCTCCTGGCTACCATGTCCTATGATCGATACGTGGCCATCTGCAAACCCCTGCATTATATGACTATCATGAACAACATGGTCTGTAGAAGACTCATCCTTTGTTGCTGGATGGCTGGCTTGTTAATCATAATCCCTCCACTTAGCCTGGGCCTGCATCTAGAATTCTGTGACTCCAATGTTATTGACCATTTTTTCTGTGATGCAGTCCCCCTTCTAAAAATCTCATGCTCAGAAACGTGGCTTATAGAGCAAATGATCATAGTCTGTGCAGTGTTGACCTTTATCATGACCCTCCTGTGTGTTATTCTGTCGTATGTATACATCATCAAGACCATTTTACAATTCCCTTCTGCCCAGCAAAGGAAAAAGGCATTTTCCACATGTTCTTCCCATTCGATTGTGGTCTCCATCACCTATGGAAGCTGTATTTTCATCTATGTTAAGCCTTCAGCAAAGGAATCAGAAGGTATTAATAAGGGTGTGGCAATGCTCACTACTTCAATTGCTCCTATGCTGAACCCCTTCATTTACACCTTGAGAAACAAGCAAGTTAAACAAGCCTTTGGTGATGCAATCAAAAGAATTGCATTATTCTCAAAGATCTAA